A DNA window from Thiopseudomonas alkaliphila contains the following coding sequences:
- a CDS encoding competence protein CoiA family protein codes for MDVDSRIPFGLSTDSGQIVDVGSVERGNACRCICPSCKTPLVARHGTQNAWHFAHRSQKTHNETRNECDYSFAVSVRLMIRQLATNGLKFKVPRLEGVLPAYSEFTHQAKDFDYLVTEESLLILEDVEVGAAFCGETVDVLGLVKSVPFVVHVTYRDRNLPISLKEPQVARSGVIELNVDDLPQLFAKEDSGQYQEVLRRYIEDRTDGKTWAYHPREKKLKNIAIAQRDSWLDQQEAEVKLNTSANFTCRMCGWVGPSIKCEPCDSHLYTSNKI; via the coding sequence ATGGACGTTGATTCGCGCATCCCGTTTGGTTTAAGCACTGATAGTGGGCAGATTGTAGATGTTGGGAGTGTCGAGCGTGGTAATGCTTGTCGATGCATTTGCCCCTCATGTAAAACACCACTAGTCGCAAGGCATGGAACTCAAAACGCATGGCACTTCGCCCACCGTAGCCAGAAGACGCATAACGAAACTCGTAATGAGTGCGATTACTCCTTCGCAGTTTCTGTCAGGCTGATGATTCGGCAGCTTGCCACTAATGGTTTGAAATTTAAGGTGCCGCGGCTGGAAGGGGTGCTTCCTGCTTATAGTGAGTTTACTCATCAAGCAAAAGATTTTGACTATTTGGTGACGGAAGAATCGCTTTTGATTCTAGAGGACGTAGAAGTAGGGGCTGCTTTTTGTGGTGAGACTGTAGATGTCCTAGGTCTTGTTAAAAGTGTTCCATTTGTGGTGCATGTCACCTATAGGGATCGAAACCTGCCTATTAGTCTCAAAGAACCCCAGGTGGCTAGGAGTGGTGTCATTGAGCTTAATGTCGATGATTTACCGCAGTTATTTGCTAAGGAAGATAGCGGACAGTATCAAGAGGTTCTTCGTCGATACATTGAGGACCGAACAGATGGTAAGACCTGGGCTTATCATCCTCGTGAGAAGAAGCTTAAAAATATTGCTATAGCGCAGCGTGATTCTTGGCTAGACCAGCAAGAAGCTGAGGTAAAACTTAATACGTCTGCTAACTTTACTTGTCGTATGTGTGGCTGGGTAGGGCCGAGCATAAAGTGTGAGCCATGCGATTCTCATTTGTACACAAGCAATAAAATATAG